Proteins from a genomic interval of Phlebotomus papatasi isolate M1 chromosome 3, Ppap_2.1, whole genome shotgun sequence:
- the LOC129807532 gene encoding chondroitin sulfate synthase 1 isoform X1, whose translation MAQRKKLICYGLFGALIGFCIGMYLRNYRVIETANNCQLKSGLRFQGPLKFINLEANELPSNSQNNLVLIGVMTAKDFLKERTKAVFDTWGQNFPGRIAFFSSEGSYLQGLPIIGLKGVDDRYPPQKKSFMMLHYMYEHYIDKFEWFIRADDDVFIRTDKLEHFLRSIDSSKPQFIGQAGKGNSEEFGLLSLEYDENFCMGGPGVILSRETLRRVAPHIPTCLKNLYSLHEDVEVGRCVQKFAGVPCTWNYEMQAILHHNSSGNEAFTGNLKNKEVHSAITLHPVKKSPIMYRLYAYMHGVKAQEMRQEVLMLHRDISAMSDLLHIAKSSKNIAPGVPIFPNTLRPPKYLGDHEILGINPTLTKRYPNTSNELLEWNFIAKHMYSATHFNPKRKIESSVKEGLEDIIREIMDNINNYSRQRGRVIEFRDILYAYSRLNTLYGQDFILDMLLIYKKYRGKKMTVPVRRHLYVQRAFTDIQIRETSLFGLNISSEKDAYREFTGKVKRIWNTGIEKLSNTFTLNVNDKSVAEKVLPNIIFILPLSGRLKTFTRFLRNYEQVCLKNDSKTDLLIGLYIDESYNEALEQINRLKMQYPDREINSIDIYGNFSRGLALDLAARSNYASTEDILFFIDVDIMFTIETLDRVRSNTVQQQQIYLPIVFSEYSQNRRTDGSENVEITNDSGYFREFGYGICAIYKSDLLAVDGFVTDIKGWGLEDVKFLDRIIASNHGRGSVLNKIGRELSVFRTSDTSLTHIFHTIHCDKLLDESQYKMCIGTKANTIGSYKFIESLVLKMNNSLMVTRQQIVP comes from the exons GTCCATTGAAATTCATCAACTTGGAAGCTAATGAACTCCCGAGCAATTCACAGAACAATCTGGTGTTAATTGGTGTAATGACAGCAAAAGATTTTCTGAAAGAACGTACAAAGGCTGTCTTTGACACATGGGGCCAGAACTTTCCCGGGAGAATTGCTTTCTTCAGCTCAGAAGGATCATATTTGCAAGGACTCCCTATAATTGGATTAAAAGGGGTCGATGACCGATATCCACCtcagaaaaaatcttttatgaTGCTCCACTATATGTACGAGCATTACATTGATAAATTTGAGTGGTTTATTCGAGCTGACGATGATGTTTTTATACGGACTGATAAATTGGAACATTTTCTGCGATCCATTGACAGTTCAAAACCACAATTTATAG GTCAGGCGGGTAAGGGAAATAGTGAAGAATTCGGTCTTTTATCTCTCGAATATGATGAGAACTTCTGTATGGGTGGACCAGGCGTTATTTTGAGTCGAGAAACTCTCAGAAGAG TTGCACCTCACATACCCACatgcctaaaaaatttatatagtcTCCACGAAGATGTTGAAGTAGGACGTTGCGTACAAAAGTTTGCAGGTGTTCCTTGCACCTGGAATTATGAG aTGCAGGCCATATTACACCATAATTCCAGTGGCAATGAAGCCTTTACAGGGAATTTGAAAAACAAGGAAGTCCATAGTGCAATTACACTTCATCCAGTTAAGAAGTCTCCAATTATGTATCGTCTCTACGCATACATGCAT GGTGTAAAGGCTCAAGAAATGCGTCAAGAAGTTCTCATGTTGCACCGAGATATTTCAGCAATGAGTGATTTACTGCACATTGCAAAGTCAAGCAAAAATATTGCACCGGGAGTTCCTATTTTCCCCAACACACTCAGACCACCAAAATATTTAGGTGATCATGAAATTTTGGGAATAAATCCTACACTCACAAAAAGATATCCCAATACTAGTAATGAATTGCTCGAATGGAATTTCATTGCGAAGCATATGTATTCAGCAACGCATTTTAATCCTAAACGTAAAATTGAGAGTTCAGTGAAGGAAGGACTTGAAGACATTATTAGAGAG ATTATGGACAACATTAACAATTACTCACGCCAACGAGGACGTGTGATAGAATTTCGTGATATCCTCTATGCATATAGTCGACTAAATACTCTCTATGGACAGGATTTTATTCTAGATATGTTGctcatttacaaaaaatatcgtgGAAAGAAGATGACGGTTCCTGTTCGAAGACATCTTTACGTCCAACGTGCTTTCACAGATATTCAAATTCGCGAAACAAGTCTTTTCGGACTTAACATTTCATCTG AGAAAGATGCCTACAGGGAGTTCACGGGAAAAGTAAAGAGAATCTGGAATACGGGTATTGAGAAGCTATCAAATACTTTTACGCTCAACGTTAATGATAAGTCAGTAGCGGAAAAAGTCTTgccaaatattatatttatattgccATTATCGGGTCGCCTTAAAACGTTCACAAGATTTCTCCGTAACTACGAACAG gTGTGCCTAAAAAATGATTCCAAAACGGACTTGTTGATTGGTTTATATATTGATGAGTCATACAATGAGGCTCTTGAGcaaataaatagattaaaaatgcAGTATCCCGATAGAGAGATAAATTCCATAGATATTTATGGCAATTTCTCCCGTGGACTAGCCCTAGACTTGGCAGCTAGATCAAACTATGCCTCTACGGAGGATATCCTGTTCTTCATTGACGTAGATATTATGTTTACAATAGAAACATTGGACCGAGTGAGAAGTAACACGGTGCAACAACAACAAATATACTTGCCAATCGTTTTTAGTGAATACAGTCAAAATAGGAGGACTGATGGTagtgaaaatgttgaaattacAAATGATAGTGGTTATTTCCGTGAATTTGGCTATGGCATATGTGCGATTTACAAATCCGATCTTCTAGCTGTTGATGGATTTGTAACGGATATCAAGGGTTGGGGTTTAGAGGATGTAAAATTCCTCGATCGTATTATTGCATCAAATCATGGACGAGGATCTGTGTTGAATAAGATTGGGCGGGAATTGAGTGTCTTTCGCACATCGGACACATCTCTAACACACATTTTCCACACAATCCATTGTGATAAACTCCTGGACGAGTCCCAGTACAAGATGTGCATCGGGACCAAAGCCAATACGATAGGTAGCtataaatttattgaatcactagTATTAAAAATGAACAATTCCTTGATGGTCACAAGACAGCAAATAGTGCCTTAA
- the LOC129807532 gene encoding chondroitin sulfate synthase 1 isoform X2 has protein sequence MAQRKKLICYGLFGALIGFCIGMYLRNYRVIETANNCQLKSGLRFQGPLKFINLEANELPSNSQNNLVLIGVMTAKDFLKERTKAVFDTWGQNFPGRIAFFSSEGSYLQGLPIIGLKGVDDRYPPQKKSFMMLHYMYEHYIDKFEWFIRADDDVFIRTDKLEHFLRSIDSSKPQFIGQAGKGNSEEFGLLSLEYDENFCMGGPGVILSRETLRRVAPHIPTCLKNLYSLHEDVEVGRCVQKFAGVPCTWNYEMQAILHHNSSGNEAFTGNLKNKEVHSAITLHPVKKSPIMYRLYAYMHGVKAQEMRQEVLMLHRDISAMSDLLHIAKSSKNIAPGVPIFPNTLRPPKYLGDHEILGINPTLTKRYPNTSNELLEWNFIAKHMYSATHFNPKRKIESSVKEGLEDIIREDFILDMLLIYKKYRGKKMTVPVRRHLYVQRAFTDIQIRETSLFGLNISSEKDAYREFTGKVKRIWNTGIEKLSNTFTLNVNDKSVAEKVLPNIIFILPLSGRLKTFTRFLRNYEQVCLKNDSKTDLLIGLYIDESYNEALEQINRLKMQYPDREINSIDIYGNFSRGLALDLAARSNYASTEDILFFIDVDIMFTIETLDRVRSNTVQQQQIYLPIVFSEYSQNRRTDGSENVEITNDSGYFREFGYGICAIYKSDLLAVDGFVTDIKGWGLEDVKFLDRIIASNHGRGSVLNKIGRELSVFRTSDTSLTHIFHTIHCDKLLDESQYKMCIGTKANTIGSYKFIESLVLKMNNSLMVTRQQIVP, from the exons GTCCATTGAAATTCATCAACTTGGAAGCTAATGAACTCCCGAGCAATTCACAGAACAATCTGGTGTTAATTGGTGTAATGACAGCAAAAGATTTTCTGAAAGAACGTACAAAGGCTGTCTTTGACACATGGGGCCAGAACTTTCCCGGGAGAATTGCTTTCTTCAGCTCAGAAGGATCATATTTGCAAGGACTCCCTATAATTGGATTAAAAGGGGTCGATGACCGATATCCACCtcagaaaaaatcttttatgaTGCTCCACTATATGTACGAGCATTACATTGATAAATTTGAGTGGTTTATTCGAGCTGACGATGATGTTTTTATACGGACTGATAAATTGGAACATTTTCTGCGATCCATTGACAGTTCAAAACCACAATTTATAG GTCAGGCGGGTAAGGGAAATAGTGAAGAATTCGGTCTTTTATCTCTCGAATATGATGAGAACTTCTGTATGGGTGGACCAGGCGTTATTTTGAGTCGAGAAACTCTCAGAAGAG TTGCACCTCACATACCCACatgcctaaaaaatttatatagtcTCCACGAAGATGTTGAAGTAGGACGTTGCGTACAAAAGTTTGCAGGTGTTCCTTGCACCTGGAATTATGAG aTGCAGGCCATATTACACCATAATTCCAGTGGCAATGAAGCCTTTACAGGGAATTTGAAAAACAAGGAAGTCCATAGTGCAATTACACTTCATCCAGTTAAGAAGTCTCCAATTATGTATCGTCTCTACGCATACATGCAT GGTGTAAAGGCTCAAGAAATGCGTCAAGAAGTTCTCATGTTGCACCGAGATATTTCAGCAATGAGTGATTTACTGCACATTGCAAAGTCAAGCAAAAATATTGCACCGGGAGTTCCTATTTTCCCCAACACACTCAGACCACCAAAATATTTAGGTGATCATGAAATTTTGGGAATAAATCCTACACTCACAAAAAGATATCCCAATACTAGTAATGAATTGCTCGAATGGAATTTCATTGCGAAGCATATGTATTCAGCAACGCATTTTAATCCTAAACGTAAAATTGAGAGTTCAGTGAAGGAAGGACTTGAAGACATTATTAGAGAG GATTTTATTCTAGATATGTTGctcatttacaaaaaatatcgtgGAAAGAAGATGACGGTTCCTGTTCGAAGACATCTTTACGTCCAACGTGCTTTCACAGATATTCAAATTCGCGAAACAAGTCTTTTCGGACTTAACATTTCATCTG AGAAAGATGCCTACAGGGAGTTCACGGGAAAAGTAAAGAGAATCTGGAATACGGGTATTGAGAAGCTATCAAATACTTTTACGCTCAACGTTAATGATAAGTCAGTAGCGGAAAAAGTCTTgccaaatattatatttatattgccATTATCGGGTCGCCTTAAAACGTTCACAAGATTTCTCCGTAACTACGAACAG gTGTGCCTAAAAAATGATTCCAAAACGGACTTGTTGATTGGTTTATATATTGATGAGTCATACAATGAGGCTCTTGAGcaaataaatagattaaaaatgcAGTATCCCGATAGAGAGATAAATTCCATAGATATTTATGGCAATTTCTCCCGTGGACTAGCCCTAGACTTGGCAGCTAGATCAAACTATGCCTCTACGGAGGATATCCTGTTCTTCATTGACGTAGATATTATGTTTACAATAGAAACATTGGACCGAGTGAGAAGTAACACGGTGCAACAACAACAAATATACTTGCCAATCGTTTTTAGTGAATACAGTCAAAATAGGAGGACTGATGGTagtgaaaatgttgaaattacAAATGATAGTGGTTATTTCCGTGAATTTGGCTATGGCATATGTGCGATTTACAAATCCGATCTTCTAGCTGTTGATGGATTTGTAACGGATATCAAGGGTTGGGGTTTAGAGGATGTAAAATTCCTCGATCGTATTATTGCATCAAATCATGGACGAGGATCTGTGTTGAATAAGATTGGGCGGGAATTGAGTGTCTTTCGCACATCGGACACATCTCTAACACACATTTTCCACACAATCCATTGTGATAAACTCCTGGACGAGTCCCAGTACAAGATGTGCATCGGGACCAAAGCCAATACGATAGGTAGCtataaatttattgaatcactagTATTAAAAATGAACAATTCCTTGATGGTCACAAGACAGCAAATAGTGCCTTAA
- the LOC129807532 gene encoding chondroitin sulfate synthase 1 isoform X3 — protein MTAKDFLKERTKAVFDTWGQNFPGRIAFFSSEGSYLQGLPIIGLKGVDDRYPPQKKSFMMLHYMYEHYIDKFEWFIRADDDVFIRTDKLEHFLRSIDSSKPQFIGQAGKGNSEEFGLLSLEYDENFCMGGPGVILSRETLRRVAPHIPTCLKNLYSLHEDVEVGRCVQKFAGVPCTWNYEMQAILHHNSSGNEAFTGNLKNKEVHSAITLHPVKKSPIMYRLYAYMHGVKAQEMRQEVLMLHRDISAMSDLLHIAKSSKNIAPGVPIFPNTLRPPKYLGDHEILGINPTLTKRYPNTSNELLEWNFIAKHMYSATHFNPKRKIESSVKEGLEDIIREIMDNINNYSRQRGRVIEFRDILYAYSRLNTLYGQDFILDMLLIYKKYRGKKMTVPVRRHLYVQRAFTDIQIRETSLFGLNISSEKDAYREFTGKVKRIWNTGIEKLSNTFTLNVNDKSVAEKVLPNIIFILPLSGRLKTFTRFLRNYEQVCLKNDSKTDLLIGLYIDESYNEALEQINRLKMQYPDREINSIDIYGNFSRGLALDLAARSNYASTEDILFFIDVDIMFTIETLDRVRSNTVQQQQIYLPIVFSEYSQNRRTDGSENVEITNDSGYFREFGYGICAIYKSDLLAVDGFVTDIKGWGLEDVKFLDRIIASNHGRGSVLNKIGRELSVFRTSDTSLTHIFHTIHCDKLLDESQYKMCIGTKANTIGSYKFIESLVLKMNNSLMVTRQQIVP, from the exons ATGACAGCAAAAGATTTTCTGAAAGAACGTACAAAGGCTGTCTTTGACACATGGGGCCAGAACTTTCCCGGGAGAATTGCTTTCTTCAGCTCAGAAGGATCATATTTGCAAGGACTCCCTATAATTGGATTAAAAGGGGTCGATGACCGATATCCACCtcagaaaaaatcttttatgaTGCTCCACTATATGTACGAGCATTACATTGATAAATTTGAGTGGTTTATTCGAGCTGACGATGATGTTTTTATACGGACTGATAAATTGGAACATTTTCTGCGATCCATTGACAGTTCAAAACCACAATTTATAG GTCAGGCGGGTAAGGGAAATAGTGAAGAATTCGGTCTTTTATCTCTCGAATATGATGAGAACTTCTGTATGGGTGGACCAGGCGTTATTTTGAGTCGAGAAACTCTCAGAAGAG TTGCACCTCACATACCCACatgcctaaaaaatttatatagtcTCCACGAAGATGTTGAAGTAGGACGTTGCGTACAAAAGTTTGCAGGTGTTCCTTGCACCTGGAATTATGAG aTGCAGGCCATATTACACCATAATTCCAGTGGCAATGAAGCCTTTACAGGGAATTTGAAAAACAAGGAAGTCCATAGTGCAATTACACTTCATCCAGTTAAGAAGTCTCCAATTATGTATCGTCTCTACGCATACATGCAT GGTGTAAAGGCTCAAGAAATGCGTCAAGAAGTTCTCATGTTGCACCGAGATATTTCAGCAATGAGTGATTTACTGCACATTGCAAAGTCAAGCAAAAATATTGCACCGGGAGTTCCTATTTTCCCCAACACACTCAGACCACCAAAATATTTAGGTGATCATGAAATTTTGGGAATAAATCCTACACTCACAAAAAGATATCCCAATACTAGTAATGAATTGCTCGAATGGAATTTCATTGCGAAGCATATGTATTCAGCAACGCATTTTAATCCTAAACGTAAAATTGAGAGTTCAGTGAAGGAAGGACTTGAAGACATTATTAGAGAG ATTATGGACAACATTAACAATTACTCACGCCAACGAGGACGTGTGATAGAATTTCGTGATATCCTCTATGCATATAGTCGACTAAATACTCTCTATGGACAGGATTTTATTCTAGATATGTTGctcatttacaaaaaatatcgtgGAAAGAAGATGACGGTTCCTGTTCGAAGACATCTTTACGTCCAACGTGCTTTCACAGATATTCAAATTCGCGAAACAAGTCTTTTCGGACTTAACATTTCATCTG AGAAAGATGCCTACAGGGAGTTCACGGGAAAAGTAAAGAGAATCTGGAATACGGGTATTGAGAAGCTATCAAATACTTTTACGCTCAACGTTAATGATAAGTCAGTAGCGGAAAAAGTCTTgccaaatattatatttatattgccATTATCGGGTCGCCTTAAAACGTTCACAAGATTTCTCCGTAACTACGAACAG gTGTGCCTAAAAAATGATTCCAAAACGGACTTGTTGATTGGTTTATATATTGATGAGTCATACAATGAGGCTCTTGAGcaaataaatagattaaaaatgcAGTATCCCGATAGAGAGATAAATTCCATAGATATTTATGGCAATTTCTCCCGTGGACTAGCCCTAGACTTGGCAGCTAGATCAAACTATGCCTCTACGGAGGATATCCTGTTCTTCATTGACGTAGATATTATGTTTACAATAGAAACATTGGACCGAGTGAGAAGTAACACGGTGCAACAACAACAAATATACTTGCCAATCGTTTTTAGTGAATACAGTCAAAATAGGAGGACTGATGGTagtgaaaatgttgaaattacAAATGATAGTGGTTATTTCCGTGAATTTGGCTATGGCATATGTGCGATTTACAAATCCGATCTTCTAGCTGTTGATGGATTTGTAACGGATATCAAGGGTTGGGGTTTAGAGGATGTAAAATTCCTCGATCGTATTATTGCATCAAATCATGGACGAGGATCTGTGTTGAATAAGATTGGGCGGGAATTGAGTGTCTTTCGCACATCGGACACATCTCTAACACACATTTTCCACACAATCCATTGTGATAAACTCCTGGACGAGTCCCAGTACAAGATGTGCATCGGGACCAAAGCCAATACGATAGGTAGCtataaatttattgaatcactagTATTAAAAATGAACAATTCCTTGATGGTCACAAGACAGCAAATAGTGCCTTAA